A single region of the Helicobacter colisuis genome encodes:
- a CDS encoding shikimate kinase — protein MHSTNLVLIGFMGSGKSSVAKALYQHTNALILDSDLVIENNENMTIPEIFSQKGETYFRNLERAFCLFVSQNIRHCIISTGGGMPLFCDVKLMGKVFFLDLSFEDILLRLSKEERLKRPLFENQKVALELYQKRYQAYKDSAHFCINANRSIQEITQEILDCFPMK, from the coding sequence TTGCATTCTACTAATCTTGTTTTGATTGGATTTATGGGGAGTGGCAAAAGCAGTGTTGCTAAAGCACTCTATCAGCACACAAATGCCTTGATACTTGATAGTGATTTAGTGATTGAAAATAATGAAAATATGACAATTCCTGAAATTTTTTCTCAAAAAGGTGAAACTTATTTTAGGAATCTTGAGAGGGCATTTTGTCTGTTTGTATCTCAAAATATCCGCCATTGCATTATTTCAACTGGGGGTGGAATGCCTTTGTTTTGTGATGTTAAGCTAATGGGAAAAGTGTTTTTTTTGGATCTTAGTTTTGAGGATATTCTTTTGCGCCTTAGCAAAGAAGAGAGACTTAAGCGACCACTTTTTGAAAATCAAAAAGTAGCTTTAGAGCTTTATCAAAAACGCTATCAAGCCTATAAAGATTCTGCACATTTTTGTATCAATGCTAATCGCAGTATTCAAGAAATTACGCAAGAAATTTTAGATTGTTTTCCAATGAAATAA
- a CDS encoding AMIN domain-containing protein — MRILSVLFIIALNMFANEPQVLPKIPDLNIQAPIEVKKAQLPSENNSTKPTRNPFESAMKPKESGQVSNPPKLDLFTQTALNLPSTARKIKKIAISYQNLDGSISAIEKELDGDIDWHFPLVLSQEVQANTTLPTASDFNFHKLFNFHIEGKKVILKTPLQLIRDFTLASPTRLILDFKSNSNKSLKDSMITHLPIVNKVELQTHLDFYRITLNLDGQYKYLLKNTKEGLEIAFY, encoded by the coding sequence ATGAGAATTTTAAGTGTATTGTTTATTATTGCGTTAAATATGTTTGCCAATGAGCCTCAAGTGTTGCCTAAGATCCCTGATCTTAATATTCAAGCTCCCATAGAAGTGAAAAAAGCGCAATTGCCTAGTGAAAACAATAGCACAAAACCCACTAGAAATCCATTTGAATCAGCAATGAAACCAAAAGAGAGCGGACAAGTTTCAAATCCACCTAAATTGGATTTATTTACTCAAACCGCTTTAAATCTCCCCTCCACAGCGCGAAAAATTAAAAAGATTGCCATTTCTTATCAGAATCTTGATGGTTCTATTAGTGCTATTGAAAAAGAGCTTGATGGGGATATTGATTGGCATTTCCCGCTTGTGTTAAGTCAAGAAGTTCAAGCAAATACGACTTTGCCTACAGCTAGTGATTTTAATTTTCATAAACTCTTTAACTTTCACATTGAAGGCAAAAAAGTGATTTTAAAAACCCCTTTGCAATTAATAAGAGATTTTACACTTGCCTCTCCAACGCGATTGATTCTTGATTTTAAAAGCAATAGCAATAAAAGCCTGAAAGATTCAATGATAACCCATTTGCCAATTGTTAATAAGGTAGAATTACAAACGCATTTGGATTTTTACCGAATTACATTGAATTTAGATGGGCAATATAAATACCTTTTGAAAAACACAAAAGAGGGCTTAGAGATTGCATTCTACTAA
- the eno gene encoding phosphopyruvate hydratase has protein sequence MIYIDEIQAQEVLDSRGNPTIQASVLLSDGSVGSAIVPSGASTGKREALELRDGDERFLGKGVLRACENVQTSIADTLCGMNPFDQGDIDKTLIELDGTENFSKLGANATLGVSMAVARAAAKSLNIPLYRYLGGANALVLPVPMLNIINGGSHADNTVDFQEYMIMPVGFDTFSEAMRASAEIYQHLKKILKDSKHITSIGDEGGFAPNLKTNEEPIQVILEAVKKAGYKEGDQIAIALDVASSEFVNEKGIYCLKGEGRELSSEELIEYYEKLIAKYPIVSIEDGLSEDDWSGWEKLTQKLGNKIQLVGDDLFVTNAKILAEGIKQNIANAVLIKPNQIGTVSQTMETVRLAQRNNYRCIMSHRSGESEDSFIADFAVALNTGEIKTGSTARSERMAKYNRLLVIENELAYPEYLGKSLFRK, from the coding sequence ATGATTTATATTGATGAGATTCAAGCACAAGAAGTTTTGGATAGTCGTGGGAATCCTACGATTCAAGCAAGTGTCCTATTAAGCGATGGAAGTGTGGGGAGTGCGATTGTCCCAAGTGGTGCTAGCACAGGTAAAAGAGAGGCTTTGGAATTGCGCGATGGAGATGAGAGATTCTTAGGTAAGGGCGTTTTAAGGGCTTGTGAAAATGTTCAAACTAGTATTGCTGATACACTTTGTGGTATGAATCCTTTTGATCAAGGTGATATTGATAAGACATTAATTGAGCTAGATGGCACAGAAAACTTCTCTAAGCTTGGTGCAAATGCTACACTTGGGGTTTCTATGGCAGTGGCTAGGGCTGCAGCAAAGAGTTTAAATATCCCACTTTATCGCTATTTAGGTGGCGCAAATGCTTTAGTGCTTCCAGTGCCTATGTTAAATATTATTAATGGTGGAAGTCACGCTGATAACACCGTGGATTTTCAAGAATATATGATTATGCCTGTTGGATTTGATACTTTTAGTGAAGCAATGCGTGCAAGTGCAGAAATTTATCAACATTTAAAAAAGATTCTAAAAGATTCTAAACACATTACAAGCATTGGTGATGAGGGTGGATTTGCTCCTAATTTAAAGACTAATGAAGAACCCATTCAAGTCATTTTGGAGGCTGTGAAAAAAGCAGGATATAAAGAGGGGGATCAAATTGCAATAGCGCTTGATGTTGCTAGTAGTGAGTTTGTTAATGAAAAAGGAATCTATTGTCTCAAAGGCGAAGGGCGTGAGCTTAGCAGTGAAGAATTGATTGAATATTATGAAAAATTAATTGCAAAATATCCCATTGTTTCAATTGAGGATGGCTTGAGTGAAGATGATTGGAGTGGTTGGGAGAAGCTTACACAAAAACTTGGAAATAAGATTCAGCTCGTGGGTGATGATTTGTTTGTTACAAATGCTAAGATTCTTGCAGAAGGAATCAAACAAAATATTGCTAATGCAGTGCTTATTAAACCAAACCAAATAGGAACGGTAAGTCAAACTATGGAAACTGTGCGCCTAGCACAACGCAATAATTATCGCTGTATTATGAGTCATCGTAGTGGAGAGAGTGAAGATAGCTTTATAGCTGATTTTGCTGTTGCGCTTAATACAGGAGAAATCAAGACAGGTTCAACAGCAAGGAGTGAGAGAATGGCAAAATATAATCGACTTTTGGTAATTGAAAATGAGTTGGCTTATCCAGAATATCTAGGAAAAAGTCTCTTTAGAAAATAG
- the recA gene encoding recombinase RecA, which translates to MALDENKQKAIELAIKQIDKAFGKGALIRLGDKPVEKIDAISTGSLGLDIALGIGGIPKGRIIEIYGPESSGKTTLALQVVAECQKKGGICAFIDAEHALDVTYAKRLGVDVENLLVSQPDFGEQALEILETLTRSGGVDLIIIDSVAALTPKSEIEGDMGDQHVGLQARLMSQALRKVTGVIHKMNTTVIFINQIRMKIGVMGYGSPETTTGGNALKFYASVRIDVRRIATLKQGEQNIGNRVKAKVVKNKVAPPFRGAEFDIMFGEGISKEGELIDYGVKLDIVDKSGAWFSYEDKKLGQGKENAKVFLRENPEVAQEIEEKIKASISVTDDLSTDDDENLEE; encoded by the coding sequence ATGGCATTAGACGAGAACAAACAAAAGGCGATAGAATTAGCTATTAAACAAATTGATAAAGCCTTTGGAAAAGGCGCTTTAATAAGACTTGGAGATAAACCTGTGGAAAAAATTGATGCAATTAGCACAGGTTCTTTGGGGTTAGATATTGCTCTTGGGATTGGTGGGATTCCGAAGGGTAGAATCATTGAAATTTATGGACCAGAGAGTTCAGGTAAAACAACACTTGCCTTGCAAGTAGTGGCAGAATGTCAAAAAAAGGGTGGAATTTGCGCTTTTATTGATGCTGAACACGCCCTTGATGTAACCTATGCTAAAAGGCTTGGAGTTGATGTGGAGAATCTTCTTGTCTCACAGCCAGATTTTGGAGAACAAGCTTTGGAGATTCTAGAAACCCTTACAAGAAGTGGGGGAGTGGATTTGATTATCATTGATTCTGTTGCTGCACTTACTCCAAAAAGTGAAATTGAAGGGGATATGGGTGATCAGCATGTGGGACTTCAAGCAAGGCTTATGAGTCAAGCGCTAAGAAAAGTTACAGGCGTGATTCACAAAATGAATACAACAGTGATTTTTATCAATCAAATTCGTATGAAAATCGGAGTGATGGGGTATGGAAGTCCAGAAACTACTACTGGTGGAAATGCACTTAAATTTTATGCAAGTGTAAGGATTGATGTAAGGCGTATTGCAACTTTAAAACAAGGTGAGCAGAATATTGGGAATCGTGTCAAGGCAAAAGTTGTTAAAAATAAAGTGGCGCCACCTTTTAGAGGGGCAGAGTTTGATATTATGTTTGGTGAGGGAATCAGCAAGGAAGGTGAGTTAATTGATTATGGTGTGAAGCTTGACATTGTTGATAAAAGTGGAGCGTGGTTTAGCTATGAAGATAAGAAGTTAGGTCAAGGCAAGGAAAATGCTAAGGTGTTTTTGAGAGAAAATCCAGAAGTTGCTCAAGAAATAGAAGAAAAAATCAAGGCTTCTATTAGCGTAACGGATGATTTATCTACAGATGATGATGAAAATTTAGAAGAATAG
- a CDS encoding DUF4492 domain-containing protein, with protein sequence MRFLSKIFYLYYDGFRNMTLGKSLWLVIILKLLIIFGFLKIFIYDKSLKTNFQTQEEKSEFVSKNLTEF encoded by the coding sequence ATGCGATTCTTATCTAAGATTTTTTATCTTTATTATGATGGTTTTAGAAATATGACTTTAGGAAAAAGTCTTTGGCTAGTTATCATTCTTAAGCTTCTAATTATCTTTGGTTTTTTAAAAATCTTTATTTATGACAAAAGCCTAAAAACAAACTTCCAAACACAAGAAGAAAAAAGCGAATTTGTTAGCAAAAATCTCACTGAATTTTAA
- a CDS encoding cytochrome ubiquinol oxidase subunit I, giving the protein MEQELLQRAASVDWSRAQFALTALYHFLFVPLTLGLSFILAIMESIYVKTKNEEWKKITQFWLGIFAVNFAIGVATGIIMEFEFGTNWANYSWFVGDIFGAPLAIEGIMAFFLEATFFAVMFFGWNKVSPRFHLLSTWLVAIGSNLSAFWILVANGWMQYPIGTTFNLESARNEMTNFFEVALSPVAISKFLHTVSSGYVISALVVVGISAWFLLKGRDVIAAKKSLIVGASFGLITSIFLFISGDESAYQVTQKQPMKLAAMEGIYEGEHRAGLVAFGILNPNKQIGDDQNTFLFNITIPYALSILGNRSPNSFVSGINDLVYGNAEKNIMSIEEKIQKGHLALEAFREYKKGRESGIAADDLEQYSQIVKENMSYFGYGYLKDAKEAVPPIALTFYTFHLMVALGSWFFVLFIVVLYLAMANEITKFRKILWIALWTIPLGYIAAECGWIVAEVGRQPWAIQDLMPVGVAATHLSSINVQISFFIFLVLFTALLIAEIGIILRQIKKGFAH; this is encoded by the coding sequence ATGGAACAAGAACTACTACAAAGAGCGGCTAGTGTAGATTGGAGTAGAGCGCAATTTGCCCTTACAGCACTTTATCATTTTTTATTTGTGCCTTTAACTTTGGGGCTTTCTTTTATTTTGGCAATTATGGAGAGCATTTATGTTAAAACCAAAAATGAAGAGTGGAAGAAAATCACACAATTTTGGTTAGGAATCTTTGCAGTTAATTTTGCTATTGGCGTGGCAACGGGCATTATTATGGAGTTTGAGTTTGGGACAAACTGGGCAAATTATTCGTGGTTTGTTGGTGATATTTTTGGTGCGCCATTAGCTATTGAGGGGATTATGGCTTTCTTTTTGGAAGCCACATTTTTTGCTGTAATGTTTTTTGGCTGGAATAAAGTCTCCCCTAGATTCCACTTGCTTTCCACTTGGCTTGTCGCAATTGGCTCTAATTTAAGCGCATTCTGGATTTTGGTGGCAAATGGCTGGATGCAATACCCTATTGGAACAACCTTTAATTTAGAAAGTGCTAGAAATGAAATGACAAACTTTTTTGAAGTGGCATTAAGTCCTGTAGCAATTAGCAAATTTTTGCATACAGTTTCAAGTGGTTATGTAATTTCGGCACTTGTAGTAGTTGGAATCTCTGCTTGGTTTCTCCTAAAAGGGCGCGATGTTATAGCAGCTAAAAAATCGCTCATTGTGGGGGCAAGTTTTGGGCTTATTACTTCAATTTTTCTCTTTATTAGCGGTGATGAAAGCGCTTATCAAGTTACCCAAAAACAGCCCATGAAACTTGCTGCCATGGAAGGAATCTATGAAGGTGAGCATCGAGCAGGACTTGTGGCTTTTGGTATTTTAAACCCCAATAAACAAATCGGCGATGATCAAAATACTTTTTTATTTAATATTACTATTCCTTATGCGCTTTCAATTTTGGGGAATCGCTCTCCTAATAGTTTTGTTTCTGGAATCAATGATTTAGTATATGGCAATGCAGAAAAAAATATCATGAGCATTGAAGAAAAAATCCAAAAAGGTCATCTAGCCCTAGAAGCCTTTAGAGAATACAAAAAGGGTAGAGAATCGGGAATAGCTGCGGATGATTTAGAACAATATTCTCAAATTGTTAAAGAAAATATGTCTTATTTTGGATATGGCTATTTAAAAGATGCCAAAGAAGCTGTGCCGCCAATTGCCCTAACCTTTTATACTTTTCACTTAATGGTGGCATTAGGAAGTTGGTTTTTTGTTTTGTTTATTGTGGTGCTCTATCTTGCAATGGCAAATGAAATTACAAAATTTAGAAAAATTCTATGGATTGCTTTATGGACGATTCCACTTGGATATATTGCTGCAGAATGTGGCTGGATTGTTGCAGAAGTGGGCAGACAGCCTTGGGCGATTCAAGATCTAATGCCTGTTGGAGTGGCTGCCACTCACCTAAGTAGCATTAATGTGCAAATTTCTTTCTTTATCTTTTTGGTTTTATTTACTGCGTTGTTGATTGCTGAAATTGGCATTATTTTGCGGCAAATCAAAAAAGGCTTTGCGCACTAA
- the cydB gene encoding cytochrome d ubiquinol oxidase subunit II — MFFGLELLGLQIYWWGILSLLGGLLVFMFFVQGGQGMLFELAKNEEEKALIINSLGRKWELGFTTLVLFGGASFAAFPLFYSTSFGGAYWVWLIILFCFIIQAVSYEYRKKEGNFLGSKTYEFFLLINGILGVFLIGVALSTFFSGANFSLDSSNFVTWQNPAKGLEALLNPWNFLLGFALVFLSRILACGYFLNNINDETLKPRFQKKILPNSLAFLVFFLAFLFWIFTKEGFALLPNGDISLQKYLYLQNFLDFPFLIGILLVGAVFILFGMLMTYKGCKKGIFALGIGSVLAVFAILLSIGIGKSAFYPSLVELQNSLTIQNASSSYYTLSVMGYVSLLVPFVLAYIIYVWNLMDKVKITKEELREDSHQY, encoded by the coding sequence ATGTTTTTTGGATTAGAATTACTGGGATTACAAATTTATTGGTGGGGAATCTTAAGTCTTTTGGGAGGGCTTTTGGTGTTTATGTTTTTTGTTCAAGGCGGACAAGGAATGCTTTTTGAGCTTGCCAAAAATGAAGAGGAAAAGGCGCTTATTATTAACTCTTTGGGCAGAAAATGGGAGCTTGGATTTACCACTTTAGTGCTTTTTGGCGGAGCTTCATTTGCTGCTTTTCCCTTGTTTTATAGCACGAGTTTTGGTGGAGCATATTGGGTTTGGCTTATTATCTTGTTTTGTTTTATTATTCAGGCTGTGAGCTATGAATACCGCAAAAAAGAAGGCAATTTTCTTGGATCAAAGACTTATGAATTTTTCTTGCTTATTAATGGAATCTTGGGAGTTTTTCTGATAGGCGTTGCGCTAAGCACCTTTTTTAGCGGGGCAAATTTTAGTCTAGATTCTTCTAACTTTGTAACTTGGCAAAATCCTGCTAAGGGCTTGGAAGCTTTACTTAATCCTTGGAATTTTCTTTTGGGATTTGCTTTGGTTTTTTTAAGTCGAATCTTAGCTTGTGGCTATTTTTTAAACAATATTAATGATGAAACTTTAAAGCCTAGATTCCAAAAAAAGATTCTGCCAAATAGCCTTGCATTTTTGGTTTTTTTTCTTGCTTTTTTATTTTGGATTTTTACTAAAGAAGGCTTTGCTCTTTTGCCAAATGGAGATATTAGCTTACAAAAATACCTTTATTTGCAAAACTTCCTAGATTTTCCTTTTTTAATTGGAATCTTGCTAGTTGGCGCTGTGTTTATTTTGTTTGGAATGCTAATGACCTATAAGGGCTGCAAAAAAGGAATCTTTGCCTTAGGCATTGGTAGCGTGTTAGCTGTTTTTGCTATTTTGCTATCCATTGGGATTGGCAAAAGCGCGTTTTATCCAAGCCTAGTAGAACTGCAAAACTCGCTTACGATTCAAAATGCAAGTTCAAGCTATTATACTCTAAGTGTAATGGGCTATGTTAGCTTGCTTGTTCCTTTTGTTTTGGCTTACATTATTTATGTGTGGAATCTCATGGATAAAGTCAAAATTACCAAAGAAGAATTAAGAGAAGATTCTCATCAATACTAA
- a CDS encoding 3-methyladenine DNA glycosylase, whose translation MQIQNSFDLFCFLKNLGYLKNPPHNLWWPNAGNFEVIIGAILVQNTRWESAFRAINRLRAENLLSLEALAKIPLATLQNLMSDVGFFRQKSQRIIYLCQNILAEFGSFEIFCENVSRQWLLSQKGIGNETCDAILCYGALRAEMVADQYTYKLLKSYGYELEDYDDIKEWLVSGIMENYKEVCKIYEYQIPLNVLYARFHGKIVEYCKEHKSK comes from the coding sequence GTGCAAATACAAAATAGCTTTGATTTGTTTTGCTTTTTAAAAAATCTTGGGTATTTAAAAAATCCTCCCCATAACCTTTGGTGGCCTAATGCAGGGAACTTTGAAGTAATCATAGGGGCAATTTTGGTGCAAAATACGCGCTGGGAAAGTGCTTTTAGAGCAATTAATCGTTTAAGGGCAGAAAATCTCCTTAGCCTAGAAGCTTTAGCAAAGATTCCCCTAGCTACTCTACAAAACCTTATGAGTGATGTGGGATTTTTTCGACAAAAATCACAACGAATCATTTATCTGTGTCAGAATATTTTAGCAGAATTTGGAAGTTTTGAAATTTTTTGTGAAAATGTTAGCAGACAATGGTTGCTTAGTCAAAAAGGCATTGGCAATGAAACCTGCGATGCCATTTTATGCTATGGAGCTTTGAGGGCAGAAATGGTGGCAGATCAATACACTTATAAACTTCTAAAAAGCTATGGCTATGAATTAGAAGATTACGACGATATTAAAGAATGGCTAGTTAGTGGAATAATGGAAAATTACAAAGAAGTGTGTAAAATCTATGAATATCAAATTCCACTTAATGTGCTTTATGCGAGATTCCATGGAAAAATCGTGGAATACTGCAAAGAACATAAATCAAAATAA
- a CDS encoding M20/M25/M40 family metallo-hydrolase, which yields MKESFEPLELFLEICKIPHPSKNCSKLKEWIITKAKENGATIKEDKAGNLLCTKGNPKICLQGHYDMVYVGESKDFKVQPKFLDSKWLGALDSSLGADNGAALACMILALRDFDNIECLFTNDEEVGMIGANHLELEIHSPYIINCDSEDIDEVIYSCAGGYDLKAKKGFEILAIPKDYKCFEIKTQNFKGGHSGIEIHKNIPNAILELAKIARDLEGIIIEFWGGEKRNSIPVNATLKIALKDSQAIKLESLSENFVITPLKQTKYGYACKDLLTAILGLENGVIKAKGNSPLLSSNLGILKQDNESFIFYAMGRGNQEDLMQKNIALSQTFLNSLNFEVNVLDYYAPWTKEEGRLLELVWDIYQKHNKNAKLKSIHAGLECGILKQKFPKAEFISIGPTILHPHSLNEKLDLESFKKFWVILQEILQKNYIF from the coding sequence TTGAAAGAAAGTTTTGAACCTCTAGAATTGTTCTTAGAAATTTGCAAGATTCCCCACCCAAGCAAAAATTGCTCTAAACTCAAAGAATGGATTATCACAAAGGCAAAAGAAAATGGAGCGACTATAAAAGAAGATAAAGCTGGAAATTTACTTTGCACAAAAGGTAATCCAAAAATCTGCTTACAAGGGCATTATGATATGGTCTATGTCGGAGAATCAAAAGATTTTAAAGTGCAGCCTAAATTTTTGGATTCCAAGTGGCTTGGCGCTTTGGATTCTAGCCTTGGAGCGGATAATGGAGCAGCATTAGCTTGTATGATTTTAGCCTTAAGGGATTTTGATAATATTGAATGCTTATTTACAAACGATGAAGAAGTGGGAATGATTGGGGCTAATCATTTGGAGTTAGAAATCCATTCACCTTATATTATAAATTGTGATAGCGAAGACATTGATGAGGTTATTTATAGTTGTGCGGGAGGATATGATTTAAAAGCTAAGAAAGGATTTGAAATTTTAGCAATCCCTAAGGATTATAAATGCTTTGAAATCAAAACTCAAAACTTTAAAGGCGGACATAGCGGAATTGAGATTCACAAAAATATCCCTAATGCAATCTTAGAATTAGCCAAAATAGCTAGAGACTTAGAGGGAATTATCATTGAATTTTGGGGTGGTGAGAAGCGTAACTCTATCCCTGTAAATGCAACCTTAAAAATCGCTCTTAAAGATTCTCAAGCAATTAAACTTGAATCATTATCAGAAAATTTCGTTATTACACCCCTAAAACAGACAAAGTATGGCTATGCTTGTAAAGATCTACTCACCGCTATTTTGGGGCTAGAAAATGGCGTTATTAAAGCCAAAGGCAATTCTCCATTGCTTTCAAGCAATTTAGGAATCTTAAAGCAAGATAATGAAAGTTTTATCTTTTATGCAATGGGAAGGGGTAACCAAGAAGATTTAATGCAAAAAAATATTGCCCTAAGTCAAACTTTTCTAAATTCTCTAAATTTTGAAGTAAATGTCCTAGATTATTATGCGCCATGGACAAAAGAAGAAGGGAGACTGCTAGAATTAGTATGGGATATCTACCAAAAGCACAACAAAAATGCAAAATTAAAAAGTATCCACGCTGGACTTGAATGTGGAATCTTAAAGCAAAAATTTCCTAAAGCAGAGTTTATCTCCATAGGACCAACTATTTTGCATCCCCATTCTTTGAATGAAAAATTAGATTTAGAAAGCTTTAAAAAATTTTGGGTAATTTTACAAGAAATTTTACAGAAGAATTATATTTTTTAG
- a CDS encoding peptidyl-prolyl cis-trans isomerase, translating to MRKYLLGSLFSLFVASSVFSAPSLVNGIAFFVNGNPVTLLDVYKVQQRDKVEQNIAVDILINEKLHEEEIKKHNIIVTELELSDELNSIAKQNKTTSTQLESYIRTNGGNWESYKDEIKKRILKRKLYQIISQESLKMVNEDELRNYYNAHKEEFLIPQSIDVKKFFSKEGAALETLVKSGGKTIPKGIGQENEVLQIAALNPQIVPAFVQGKVGTFTPIYPVGEDFITFLIEAKNNPSLAPFENVRDIILQKIMSQKEDYLIYEYFEKLRSDAKVNIIRLN from the coding sequence ATGAGAAAGTATCTTTTGGGAAGCTTGTTTAGTTTGTTTGTTGCAAGTAGCGTATTTAGTGCTCCTTCACTGGTAAATGGAATCGCTTTTTTTGTCAATGGCAACCCTGTAACTTTACTTGATGTATATAAGGTGCAGCAAAGAGATAAAGTGGAGCAAAATATTGCTGTAGATATTCTTATTAATGAAAAACTGCATGAAGAAGAAATCAAAAAGCACAACATTATTGTAACAGAATTAGAATTAAGTGATGAGCTTAATTCTATCGCAAAACAAAACAAAACAACTTCCACACAACTTGAATCATACATTCGCACCAATGGTGGGAATTGGGAAAGCTACAAAGATGAAATCAAAAAAAGAATCCTAAAAAGAAAGCTTTATCAAATCATCTCCCAAGAAAGCTTAAAAATGGTCAATGAAGATGAATTGCGCAATTACTATAACGCACATAAAGAAGAATTTTTAATCCCACAAAGTATTGATGTTAAGAAGTTTTTTAGCAAGGAAGGTGCTGCATTAGAAACACTTGTTAAAAGTGGAGGCAAAACCATTCCAAAAGGCATAGGGCAAGAAAATGAAGTCCTGCAAATTGCTGCTTTAAACCCTCAAATTGTCCCTGCTTTTGTGCAAGGCAAAGTAGGCACTTTCACTCCTATTTATCCTGTTGGGGAAGATTTTATTACCTTTTTGATTGAAGCGAAAAATAATCCAAGCCTTGCGCCTTTTGAAAATGTAAGAGATATTATTTTGCAAAAAATTATGTCCCAAAAAGAAGATTATTTAATTTATGAATATTTTGAAAAATTACGCTCTGATGCCAAGGTTAATATTATTCGCTTAAATTAA
- a CDS encoding META domain-containing protein, with amino-acid sequence MKQIIIAGIFGVAMLLAGCSSKNLNTQEATQNTIYQTLQSKQEWKIHSFKLNNTTEVLTFEKEYPFFIGFKEKGVFGTFGCNNFFGSYDLNNDNLKISNAGMTRKMCEPRIMELESKLTENILNNENRIEILNDGKILIFRNDFYLLMQ; translated from the coding sequence ATGAAACAAATTATCATAGCAGGAATCTTTGGAGTTGCAATGCTATTAGCAGGATGCTCAAGCAAGAATCTAAACACACAAGAAGCCACACAAAACACTATCTATCAAACCTTGCAATCCAAGCAAGAGTGGAAAATCCATAGCTTTAAGCTTAATAATACAACAGAAGTTTTGACATTTGAAAAAGAATATCCATTTTTCATCGGCTTTAAAGAAAAAGGAGTTTTTGGCACTTTTGGTTGCAATAATTTCTTTGGTAGTTATGACTTAAATAATGACAATTTAAAAATCTCCAATGCCGGTATGACACGCAAAATGTGTGAGCCAAGGATAATGGAGCTTGAATCAAAGCTAACAGAAAATATTTTAAACAACGAAAATCGCATAGAAATCCTTAATGATGGGAAAATTTTGATATTTCGCAATGATTTTTATTTGTTGATGCAATAG
- a CDS encoding spermidine synthase: MWITKNYNEKFQQEYKIESKLLEASGIKHHLEIFNSQAFENIALIDDKILLKTMLPLQSELLAHISACSHKEPKKILIAGSFNLEIAFEFLRHKDLKVDFLQFDLKILESLISFFPHYQSVMQNKRFNLIPQQKEEFLQQNQVKTNFYDIIILENKADLKDYESLLGEDGILVIKSPHLLLETTEVKKQLELLDGSFRVKMPFYIPMSLDIQDFYLFASKRFHPTADIMLQKADMLEDLEYYHANLHLAAFVIPKGVRNTLFGAIRN, encoded by the coding sequence ATGTGGATAACAAAAAATTATAATGAAAAATTTCAACAAGAATACAAGATTGAGAGCAAACTTTTAGAAGCAAGTGGAATTAAGCATCATTTGGAGATTTTTAACTCTCAAGCGTTTGAAAACATTGCCTTAATAGATGATAAAATTCTACTTAAAACTATGCTTCCCCTACAAAGTGAGCTTTTAGCGCATATTAGTGCTTGTTCTCACAAAGAGCCCAAAAAGATTCTCATTGCTGGGAGTTTTAATCTAGAAATTGCTTTTGAATTTTTACGCCATAAAGATTTAAAAGTGGATTTCTTGCAATTTGATTTAAAAATCCTTGAATCTCTTATTAGTTTTTTTCCTCACTATCAATCAGTGATGCAAAACAAAAGATTCAATCTTATCCCACAACAAAAAGAAGAGTTTTTACAGCAAAACCAAGTCAAAACTAATTTCTACGATATTATTATTCTTGAAAACAAGGCTGATTTAAAAGACTATGAATCTTTGCTAGGAGAAGATGGGATTTTGGTAATAAAATCCCCTCATTTACTCCTTGAAACAACAGAAGTCAAAAAACAACTAGAATTACTTGATGGAAGCTTTAGGGTTAAAATGCCTTTTTATATTCCAATGTCTTTAGATATACAAGATTTTTATCTCTTTGCCTCCAAAAGATTCCACCCAACTGCAGATATTATGCTACAAAAGGCAGATATGCTAGAAGATTTAGAATATTATCACGCTAATTTACATCTAGCGGCTTTTGTGATTCCAAAGGGAGTGAGAAACACTTTATTTGGAGCTATTAGGAATTGA